aattttctcaattaatacctttcctagacattataagttatttcataactatttaaattcataatttccacataaaactctaacttcaaactcttttacaattaggtcccaaacattcactttctattcaattctttcaaaaaaatcagcatataaacaattttaagctctaattccatgccaaatcatcatatacttccagcacatattcatagaaactttcaatttctttcatagaatcaaaaactaatgaattcaacaagtggacctatttgtaaaagtcataaaaacacaaaaatttcaagaaataatcaagaattgaacttacttgaagtaaaaatatgaaaaaccagcttaatagAACTCTTCCATGgagtttttgctgatgagaatgcagaaaaataaagagaaatctagataattccactttagtcctagctttattaagtaaattttgcaattttctaatttcgcccttaattctccttattttcttgctgatttcatgctcttgccgtccagcccaaatagaccttgggtctattttccttttaaaccctctttcttttatcatttaagctatttaatcatttcccacaattttgcatttgatacaatttagtcttttttgttcaattaactatcagaactttaaaatttcttgatccataaatatttataaaaatatttatggctcgatttaaaatttccgaggtctcgatacctcgttttttattctaattattttagtatttatttttagtacactattcactatttcaaaatttttcctaacttcacatttaacttatactcactaaattaataatatttcctactcatttgtcggatttagtgatctcgaatcactgtttcgacaccactaaaaattaggctgttacaattaTTATTACCATATCATTATTAAGGTATCATTTTCATTATTCTGGTATCATTTTCattattcttttgttttattattattattcttattatcatttTTTTGTCTGTTctatttaatcttttttattaTTCTCTCATTTATGTGCTTAGctttttattatttgttattcGAGCCTTTTTTATCTCATCAAATAATTTTGTTTATTCACTTATTGTTTTTATTAACCCATTATTTATTGTATTGATTATTTTACACTTGTCATCGTTATTTATGTTATTACGTTTACTATGTTCTTTGTTGCACATATTAGCATTATAATTTGTTTTCTCATTTTACCATAAAGTCATAATTACATTAGTCTTTTACTCGACACATACAATTGTGTTTTCTAAAATAAAGCGATATCCGTGTTTGGAAATTCAAGaaatcgtgtcctaacttactgggtttcgatttttctcatttaacctaaattacgaaatattcttttaaaatcgcaacaCGAGTTTTGAATAAAGTGCTTATTCTCAGAGATACgcggtgttgtgtcctaacttactggatatgataTCTTgatacctcgagataagatttttgcaaacaaaggcaatattcggtacttagaaattcaagatattgtgccctaacttactgagtTTCGATTCTTCTCGTTTACTCTCAagatcgaatacccttttaataggttaaaatacacaaattttaaataaaaggcaagctcgttctcgaaaattcaagatgttgtgtcctaacttactagatGAGACATTTTATTATTTCGAGACGAGAATGTCTTTAACATTCAAGTGTTTCTACAAAAAGAGGGATTGTATtttaaagtctttcaagttttcaaagtttcgacactaagacactaattaatcaactaggtaccaatttttgagcATCACGAGGATGCTAattcttcctcgtacgtaaccgactcccaaactcattttctgattctcgtagaccaaaaattatcgttttagtaaatcttaacttttattaaaatgattaatttaaggtgaacTGATCACACTTCATCAAAAAGGATTGATGGCGACTCCAttgtttgttttcattttcaaaactaAAGTCGACCCCGTTTTTcttaaaatggtttcgacaataattATTATTGAAAAAAAAGAACTTGGTAAGTAAATATAAGATGGAATGACATTATGATGGTAAGTATAAAATTATTCAACgtatttttaattttggaaaGTAAATATTATTGGGAAGAATTTTAGGtaagtaaatataaaatagaatCACATTTTGGTAAgtataaaattattcaaaaaaatgaGATTATGGCTAATTTCTTTCCTAAACTTTCTCTTCACTATTGCCTATATAAACCTTAGGATTTCAATTTTAAAGATCATAAAACCTAAAAGAAAGCTTTTATAATTTTGTTAGAGAAGAAACAAAAAATGAAGCCATCAACCACGACTATAGTTTTGTTGCTCCTCCTCTTCGTTTCTACTCTTTGTATGTATTTATCCACACACTTTTTCTTATTTAACttttagtaatttatttttaaaaataagattTTGGTATCTAAATTTACCATGAAGCACTAAGAATTAAATTACTATTTAtaagaattttaatatatttttgcaGGTactttaaataatgtgaatgctaGGTCTTTGATTTGCAAGAGCAGTAAAGATTGCATAAACCAGTGTGGTTCTCCCGGTTGTCCAGCTCCTGCTACATGTACTTGTGTCTCTGGAAAGTGTGATTGCGCCCATATAGAAATTGCTGTAGAATCCGTATTTGGACCGTTAAACGGTCATACTTAAAGaacatattgaaattattataaattataattaaattatctaCTAAAATGCCACAATAAGAATAagttattataattataaataatatttatattgtattCTCTTGccaatttttctttttgtttcatttgttaattaacaacaataaaaatatcatgaaaaaatgcaaattaacattaataaattttattttaatattaggaTTGAGCTCATCTTATTTAAACGAGGATTTGCAAAGACTGCTTGTTCTAACCCTATCCCTTTTCATAGACTTTATTCTTTGAGCTATGATGTAATTAAAAagcattaaattattaaatacaaAATCAAATTACCATAATTTTGAAAGCAATATTGAAATCACCAAAAAGGATAGACAGGTTGCATGCTGGGGTAGAAGAATCCAAAGTTCTGCTCAACTACATTTCCCTTCAAGTCTTCATTGAACATCTCAAAGAAAAATGTGGGCATTATATAGTCAGGCCTTCTTGGTGTCCCGTTCTGCATCACATGATTCAGCAGGTTACGGTTGTAAGTTTGAGCATTGGCCACACTCGTGTAGGGCTCATTTCCGGCTGTTGGCCATCCGGTCTCGGCTACAGCGACTTTCACGTTGCCAAAGTTGATCTTTTCAAGTGCAGCATTGAAAGCATCAACCATGGCATCAAAGAGGTTGAAATATTGGAAGCTTCCATCGATCACCACAGGCGCAGTAGAAGTGAACATGGCGTATTGGGCAGAAATATGAGAAGGATCCGATGAGTAGGCAAAGTAAGGGTATACATTGATCAAAATGGGTGTATCCTGTTGAGCCAGGATCGCAGCAATACCGGTTATAGTCTCCGTTATATCACTTCCGAAAGCACCAGCAGATGGAGGATACGAGGTTGCGAGGGCAGTTCCAGGGAGTACGGTTGTGACCTTAGCCAAGGTTATCCCGGCCGAGGCAAGTGCATTTCGGATGTTGTTCATGGCAGCAGGGACATTTGAGCCTAATGGTCCTGGAATAACTTCGTTGCCTATGGTGATCCATCTGAATAAAATATCGTCCGCGTATGGGACGATGTTAGTGTTAACCCAATCATTGGCTGCATCTTGGCTCGTTGCGAAGCTCGCTATGTCCTCATTTCTCGGACCGATCGTCACTGATATTCCCGATCCTCTTAATGCTTCGAGCACTTCAGGGTACGGCTGATAGATCCTAATATTATCAATTTGACATCTTTTGTAAAGATTAATTACTTCATTTGGAGATGGAAGATTATCTCCATTTAATCCATAGCAAACACCAATATCTCGACCATCTGCAACATTAACACATCAATAAAAGATAAAATGGACTGAAAATTGAAGATTGAGAAAGGGTTTACCTGCTAGAGATAGCAATGGAGTTAATAGCAGCAATGTTGAGACAAACAATTGGGCAAACTTTGGAACCATTTTCCCAATTTCCTTTTTTCTTGTTTTACAGTTGCTTTTTTCTAAGATGTTTGACTAGGAAATTTTAATTTAGTGGCGGTCTTTACTATGTTGGTATCACTATATTTATATAtccatttttataaataaatggaAATTACCttaaaaaataattgaataaatggaaaatttgtATTTTATTTCACAAAAAGGATCCCAAAATCCAAATTGGCCTCTAaccttattatttaaataaattaatgagcataaAATCTAACAACTTCCAAAGAGATATATCTATTAAGCCCACTAATATGACACTTATTATATATTCCCTTCCCACCATGTTGTTTATATGGCAAGTTATCTGTTCAAGTTCAAaagtttatttgaaatttaagaaGGTCCAACAATGGGTTTATGTAAAAAATTTAAGCTTGTTTAAAATTTAGGCCAGTCTTGAGTTTGAATATTCAATGCCTAAGCTCGGCCTGACTCGACCCATTTTTAAGTTAGTAATGTTTTATATTAGgggtaaatctcaaaattatacatgaactttgatttaatgtgtaattgtgcatatgaattttaatttggtgcaattatacatGTAAAACTCTAATTTTGGTTCAAAcatatacttgaaattttaattttgatttaatcttacacatttaaagaaataaatacatcaatttatttttagattggataaatataattatttgtgtatgtaatatataaacataaaataatgttatatcaataattgtattcataatttacaagaattggatcaaatcaaaatttcagatatataattatacattaaACCATAATTCATGTATAGTTTTGAGATGTATCCTTTttcgttattttatttttatatattatgtaatttataacacataaaaattaaatctatagtaGTATATAAGGAATAAAATTGTTAAGGTGgactatatataaaattttaataaataaaaatatataaaattattaattttaaaaataatgtagACGAACCTAAAATGGACTtaagctaatcatttacaaacatgGATTGACTTAggcaaattttaggcccatattttaaTCGGATCCAGCTTGAGCAATcatataatatgttaatatcatgTATAGACCCATTCCAACCCCACTCATGAACATCTCTAATCCCAACTGATGGGATGGGCAAGTCAAACTAGTGTCATTTTTAAGACAAGACGAGAGTATCACAAGAATGGGTGGAAGAGAATATCATGAGCTACGGATTAAAACTCATGATGGATGCGCATAAATTGTCTTTTAGAGGTCAATTAGTCAAATGGAACTCATTTAATCCATTTAAACTGGCTCGATTCGTGGAACAATGATGAAATTCATCTACTTGAAGCCTTAATGACCCAATGAAACAcccaataaaattttagttaCAAGCATAATttaaaattctctctattttctcaAATATCATCAAGTCAATTTTGttgaaaattaatatatatattgaattgcATTTTACCCttcaaaatgaaatttttaataaaagattataaattaatataataaaattacactttaacccccttaaaataaaataaaaaaatctatttaatcattttaaaaataaaaaaattataaattaatatataataaacttACATTATGatctataaaaaatataattaaattcagACCCTGCTAAAAAGAATTTTGGT
Above is a genomic segment from Gossypium arboreum isolate Shixiya-1 chromosome 8, ASM2569848v2, whole genome shotgun sequence containing:
- the LOC108468497 gene encoding glucan endo-1,3-beta-glucosidase-like; its protein translation is MVPKFAQLFVSTLLLLTPLLSLADGRDIGVCYGLNGDNLPSPNEVINLYKRCQIDNIRIYQPYPEVLEALRGSGISVTIGPRNEDIASFATSQDAANDWVNTNIVPYADDILFRWITIGNEVIPGPLGSNVPAAMNNIRNALASAGITLAKVTTVLPGTALATSYPPSAGAFGSDITETITGIAAILAQQDTPILINVYPYFAYSSDPSHISAQYAMFTSTAPVVIDGSFQYFNLFDAMVDAFNAALEKINFGNVKVAVAETGWPTAGNEPYTSVANAQTYNRNLLNHVMQNGTPRRPDYIMPTFFFEMFNEDLKGNVVEQNFGFFYPSMQPVYPFW